A genomic window from Sporosarcina sp. Marseille-Q4063 includes:
- a CDS encoding DUF1405 domain-containing protein has protein sequence MMTLLSRIWLLLSHKSFLWLLLFVNLSGTVYGYDWYKWQLVITEPKYWIFVPDSPTASLFFTLAIIGWLINRNFKLIEALALITLVKYGLWAVVMNLLTLIETGSIGWVGWMLITSHFAMAVQAILYIPFYKFGFGHITLAAIWTLHNDVIDYIFGQMPIYSNLMKYSNQIGYFTFWLSIACIAIAYFVWRERTQTPISS, from the coding sequence ATGATGACATTGTTATCAAGAATCTGGTTGTTACTATCGCATAAATCTTTTCTCTGGTTGTTACTATTTGTCAATTTGTCTGGCACTGTTTACGGGTATGATTGGTATAAGTGGCAACTGGTAATTACCGAACCAAAGTATTGGATATTTGTTCCAGACAGTCCGACTGCCAGCTTGTTTTTCACATTAGCGATAATCGGTTGGTTGATCAATCGAAACTTTAAATTAATTGAGGCATTAGCACTCATCACGCTTGTCAAATACGGTCTTTGGGCAGTCGTCATGAATTTGTTAACACTCATTGAAACAGGTTCGATCGGTTGGGTTGGATGGATGTTGATCACTTCACATTTTGCAATGGCTGTCCAAGCAATCTTATATATTCCATTTTATAAATTCGGGTTTGGTCATATTACGCTCGCTGCAATTTGGACGTTGCATAACGATGTCATCGACTATATATTCGGGCAAATGCCGATATATAGCAATTTGATGAAGTACAGCAATCAAATCGGTTATTTCACATTTTGGCTTTCGATTGCCTGTATCGCGATTGCTTATTTTGTTTGGCGTGAAAGAACGCAAACTCCTATATCGTCATAG